From Cyclobacteriaceae bacterium, a single genomic window includes:
- a CDS encoding DUF1905 domain-containing protein, which produces MPGKVEFGAFIEKLPVKGAMHLIKVPQKVALQFSERKSVRIFCTINESVKYACALRPDGDGGFFISVGSPILKKGKFKLGQKIKAVIQKDDTEFGHEFPEELKELLAQDMEGKKYFEQLTNGAQRSLIYYINQAKSIEKRIERSLLFINRLKDTNGTWKPGKS; this is translated from the coding sequence ATGCCAGGAAAAGTAGAGTTCGGTGCTTTCATTGAAAAACTCCCGGTAAAAGGCGCCATGCATCTGATCAAAGTGCCTCAGAAAGTTGCTCTTCAATTTTCAGAAAGAAAATCCGTAAGAATCTTTTGCACAATCAACGAATCCGTAAAATATGCATGTGCACTTAGACCAGACGGCGATGGTGGGTTCTTTATCAGTGTAGGATCTCCAATTCTAAAAAAAGGCAAATTTAAACTAGGGCAAAAAATAAAAGCAGTCATTCAAAAAGATGATACGGAGTTCGGACACGAATTTCCAGAGGAATTGAAAGAGTTGCTGGCCCAGGATATGGAAGGAAAAAAATACTTTGAACAGCTTACCAACGGAGCTCAGCGCAGTCTCATCTATTATATCAATCAGGCAAAATCTATTGAAAAACGAATCGAGCGCTCGCTTCTCTTTATTAATCGTTTAAAGGATACTAATGGAACATGGAAGCCAGGCAAAAGCTAG
- a CDS encoding cystathionine gamma-synthase: MKFGTKAIHAGVEPDPTTGAIMTPIYQTSTYVQESPAKHKGYAYARGANPTRNSLQKSIAALENGKFGVCFSSGMGATDAVLRLLNPGDEVITSNDLYGGSYRLFTKVYERFGVKFHFVDLASADSIVPLINKNTKLLWLETPSNPLMRIIDIRACVAIAKKNNIRVAVDNTFASPYLQNPLDLGADVVMHSVTKYLGGHSDVIMGALVVNDEKLYQDLAFIANSCGAVPGPQDSFLVLRGIKTLHLRMERHCFNGKKIAEYLHNHSKVGKVYWPGFADHPNHEIAKKQMRDFGGMLSFTLKNDKIEMATKFMEEVELFSLAESLGGVESLINHPASMTHASIPKEERMKNGLSDTLIRLSVGVEDIEDLIADLDQALGKI, from the coding sequence ATGAAATTCGGAACGAAAGCCATTCATGCGGGTGTAGAACCAGATCCAACTACGGGTGCCATTATGACACCCATTTATCAGACCTCAACTTATGTTCAGGAATCGCCTGCAAAACATAAAGGTTATGCATATGCTCGTGGAGCAAACCCAACCCGTAATTCACTTCAGAAGAGTATTGCGGCACTTGAGAATGGAAAATTCGGAGTTTGCTTTTCTTCTGGCATGGGTGCGACAGATGCAGTACTCAGATTATTGAATCCTGGTGATGAAGTTATTACCAGCAATGATCTGTATGGAGGATCCTATCGTTTATTCACAAAGGTGTATGAAAGGTTTGGGGTCAAGTTCCACTTTGTAGATTTGGCAAGTGCTGATAGCATTGTTCCACTGATCAATAAAAACACGAAACTGTTGTGGCTTGAGACACCTTCTAATCCTTTAATGAGGATCATTGACATTCGTGCATGTGTAGCCATTGCAAAGAAAAATAATATACGGGTAGCAGTAGATAATACGTTTGCATCTCCATACCTGCAAAACCCTCTTGATCTCGGCGCCGATGTAGTAATGCACTCTGTCACTAAATATCTGGGGGGACATAGTGATGTGATCATGGGTGCGCTGGTTGTAAACGATGAAAAACTTTATCAGGACCTGGCATTTATCGCCAACTCCTGTGGTGCAGTACCTGGACCTCAGGATTCATTTTTGGTTTTGCGTGGAATAAAAACCCTGCACCTGCGTATGGAGCGTCATTGTTTCAATGGAAAAAAGATTGCTGAGTATCTTCACAATCATTCTAAGGTGGGGAAAGTCTATTGGCCTGGATTTGCGGATCATCCCAACCATGAGATCGCAAAAAAACAAATGCGTGACTTTGGAGGCATGCTGTCATTCACTTTGAAGAATGACAAGATTGAAATGGCAACCAAATTTATGGAAGAGGTTGAATTATTTTCTTTGGCAGAATCGTTGGGAGGTGTAGAGTCTCTTATCAACCATCCGGCATCTATGACCCACGCAAGCATTCCAAAAGAAGAGAGAATGAAGAACGGCTTGAGCGATACACTGATACGCTTAAGCGTTGGAGTAGAAGACATTGAAGATCTTATTGCAGATCTTGATCAGGCGTTGGGTAAGATTTAA
- a CDS encoding class I SAM-dependent methyltransferase, which produces MKEKWDDRYSSKEFAYGEQPNNYLKKQLDKLPPGIILFPAEGEGRNSVYAATLGWEAFAFDLSIEGKKKALQLATKHNVEIKYEVGEFESLTYSINQFDVIALIYAHFPASRKSDYHKLIATYLKPGGILIFEAFSKNHLEYVTRNEKIGGPKDLASLFSIEEIKSDFQNFEIIELIEQEIELKEGLYHNGKGSVARFTGRKK; this is translated from the coding sequence ATGAAAGAAAAGTGGGACGACCGATATAGCAGCAAGGAATTCGCATACGGCGAACAACCCAATAATTATCTTAAAAAGCAGCTTGACAAACTTCCGCCAGGAATCATACTCTTTCCCGCTGAAGGAGAAGGCCGAAACTCAGTTTATGCCGCTACTCTCGGCTGGGAAGCCTTTGCATTTGACCTTAGCATCGAAGGGAAAAAGAAAGCCCTTCAATTGGCAACGAAACACAACGTTGAGATTAAGTATGAAGTCGGGGAGTTTGAATCTCTGACTTATTCTATCAATCAATTCGATGTCATTGCATTGATCTATGCTCATTTTCCTGCAAGTAGAAAATCAGACTACCACAAGTTAATAGCAACGTATTTAAAACCAGGAGGAATTCTGATTTTCGAAGCCTTTAGCAAAAATCACCTGGAATATGTTACCAGAAATGAAAAGATAGGAGGACCTAAAGATCTGGCATCTCTATTTTCAATTGAAGAAATAAAGTCGGATTTCCAAAATTTTGAAATTATTGAATTGATAGAACAAGAGATAGAGCTAAAGGAAGGACTGTATCACAATGGAAAAGGTTCCGTTGCTAGATTCACAGGACGAAAAAAATAG